The Haematobia irritans isolate KBUSLIRL chromosome 1, ASM5000362v1, whole genome shotgun sequence DNA segment CCATGTAAACTTGGAGTCTAGACGGCGAAAAAGAAACGATTCTTAAAGGttgcacaaaaattatttgtatagtaatacgTTTTACATTTGCACAAAACCTTCGTTAAAAGGCCAATAACACATgccacatacatatgtatgtttgcTATGAATAGGTTTTACAAACCTAAGTTCGTAATTGCTATTTTCGAAAACAAACGTCATTGAGAAGGTTCGTGGGAATATTCACGTTTGCGTTTTCgttaaaaatgaaaatgttgaaTAGAACTCTTCGGAGGTTTGAAATGGCTATAAGGAACTACTTGATATATTATAGATCCAATTATGAAGGGCTTCGGACATGACAATTATTTAAGCTGAAATATGAAGACCAAAAGTATCTGcagtaacaaatataataaaagtAAAGGTATAATACATCaaaaacaaattggaagttcttctcttctaatattaatttaattaattttcacttCATTTATATCAAATATCTTCGTTTTATGCAATTTTCCTAATAAATTTCAAGTTtcaaaaatacttccagtatAGGTATCATTGTGAAACTTCGGCCACAGCTTTATTATTATGTCAGAACtttttaatgataaaatggaagtgattgatgacgttttggtatagccccctatatagaccgatctcccgattttactttacttacgatttggctgaaaattgaaatccaaaggtattttaggaccaaaagtacgtgtgctgaaaatggtgtgtatcggtccatgttttggtacagcccccatatagaccgatctccaaattgtatttctttggcttatagaaaccatagtttctatccgatttccttgaaattggaaatcaagaggtattttaggatcacaaataggagtgccgaaaatggtgcctatcggtccatgtatttatatagcccgatatcgcgattttacttcttgggcttctagaaaccgtattttccatccgatttgccttaaacttcaaatacagaggtattttaggaccacaaataggtgtaaagaaaattatggttaTCGGTTCATGtgctggtatagcccccatatagaccgatcttcggattttattttttgggcttctagaaaacgtactTTCTGTCCGTTatgcctaaaatttaaaatctataagtattttaagatcacaaataggtgtaacggaaatgaggtgaatcagcccatgcgttggtatagcccacatatagacctatctcccgattttactccaagcacagtagtttttatccgattttcatgaaattgcaaatcttgTGGTATTTTTATACTTGTTAACACTGCAAAATTACGTGCTCTCTCTTTTGTAGCCGTTCTTAAAGGTTACAgaaggaataaaacaaaaagaaatttaaattttaaaaccttGCTTGCATAAGAAACAGGGTTGCCACACTTTTTGCCAAACATCTAACTTTGatctttttatttttggccaatAGGATCGACCACTGTGTGTAgggacaaataaaataatgcaaatttccaaaaataatcttaaaaGTCCAGAACAAACTGCTAATAAATTTCTCGGCAGACATAGAATATGCGATAAAATATTTGCTAGTATTACTCAAAATGTCTTTATGTAGATAAAAgtcgaaaacaatatttttttaattaaaactgaaCGGATGTGAATCTGGTCCGAAGTTTTCCTCTGTCCCTTCCGGGGTGCATCTCCTCCAACACATAAAGACGAACGAAAACACACGTACACTGATGAGGCAGTTTCAAATATTGACCAGAACGCGAaccactaattttcctaaattttctatagaaataaaatgttgacaaaattttctatagaaataaagttttgacaaaattttctatagaaataaaattttgacaaaattttctatagaaataattttttttcgttttgttgtctttgattttagcttaaaaccattcattgactaaactacaagtgtagcttaaccatgcattgactaaacttgtagtttagttaatgcatggttttaagctgaaatcaaacacaacagaaataaaattttgacaaaattttctatagaaataaaattttctatagaaataaaattttgacaaaattttctatagaaataaaattttgacaaaattttctatagaaataaaatattgacaaaattttctatagaaataaaattttgacgaaattttctatagaaataaaattttgacaaaattttctatagaaataaaattttgatgaaattttctatggaaataaaattttgacaaaattttctatagaaataaaattttgacaaaattttctatagaaataaaattttgacaaaattttctatagaaataaaattttgacaaaattttctatagaaataaaattttgacaaaattttctatagaaataaaattttgacaaaattttgctatagaaataaaattttgacaaaattttgctatagaaataaaattttgacaaaattttgctatagaaataaaattttgacaaaattttgctatagaaataaaattttgacaaaattttgctatagaaataaaattttgacaaaattttgctatagaaataaaattttgacaaaattttgctatagaaataaaattttgacaaaattttgctatagaaataaaattttgacaaaattttcaatagaaataaaattttgttttttttttaattttatagaaatacaatttggacattttctaaaaataaaattttgacaaaatattctataaaaataaaattttgataaaattttctataggaataaaatttagcaaaataagattttttgtttggtaggtttttagtaaaatttctccaaattttgatagcttatttttggctcaagtggcaaccgtgaatggaaacattaaaattaactgaagtcatatatattttttttttttgaactgcTTAGTTcatatatttaataataaataaaaaattaaaagaagcaCATATTATAATTTACAAAtcaataaaacgaaattttaaaatgcTGAATATTATGTAACATATacgtgaaaaaagaaaacatttttaaatacaaatatggtattttaaattccaaaaacagtttaaatacattattatttctaatatttttacttaattatGTTTGAGTGTACTTATTTTACGATATATCCAACTATAGTACATATTTTCTTTACTATATTCATTATCGTTAGCACTAAAACATTCCGATATATTTGGTGGAAATATATTTTCCATGTTAAAATAGAATGTAGTTTGGACATTGcgtaatttatttttcgattcCATAGTAATGCGTCGCGAATGTGGATCTTTGCCTTCCAAATGTTCGCGTATATAATGAGCAGATAATTGTATTTCCATTGCATCGGTTAACGAATCATTTATTGTGTCAACCATTCGTGGTGTTTTGCGTAACAGTTGATCGGATACTTCGTAGTAAACGCTATTTATATTCAGATTAATATGTATCATTAACAAATGTTCCAAGGTGCAATGTATTTGCAGTAATTTCGATAGAGTTTTTGCCGTTTCAAGTTCATCGAAATTACTATTCTTAAAGCCAAGAATATCGTTCTTGACACTAGTCGCTGTGGTTTTCACATCGTTGTGTAGCAAAGTTTTTCGCATAGCCGCACTATCTTGTAGGACAGCATTGCGTAATGATTTTCGAACATTCGGCACTATTTGAGCATTCTCTTTGTTATCATcaataatactaaaaaaatgaaaaatcatatatttatGAATTCATTATCATTTGTTACAAATCTAAGCCCATACCTTTTATTCTTTAAATCATTGGCGCTACATATTTTGCTCTGTACAAATATATATTCATAATCTTTATACAGTTTCTCCAAACCTATTTCCAATAATAATTCCAATGGTTCAGAGCCTGAGAGGCAAGGTATTGCTAAGCGCCGATTGGCAACTTCTGTAATAATTTCTGCTAAACGATTTTTGTTTGTGGGTGTATTCTGTAAGCAGAAAAAAATGGCGTCCAACAAAATTAATACTATGAATTGTCTGGAATATCTTACCACAATATTGCAACGAGCTGCACATTGAAATAGAATATTAAAAGCCATCTTTAAATCTTTATAAGATGaacattctaaaaaaaatattagttttattaatatatctttACCATATTTACCGATGCTACTTACGTTTCAGGATATCCCATAGCTTGTCTGTTAAATCTGATAGCTTCCTTGTTTTTGCACTATGTATAACTTCTTCGATGTCTCGTTCAGCAGCACTACTACTGGAATCTATTTCAGATATTTCTGTCATGACTTTATTAATGCTTTCGCGTAATTCTCCCATATCTATACcactgaaaacaaaaagaatattttagaGTGAAGGGCGGAAAAgagtaaaaactatttttatagtTATCGTTATTAAATTCGCTTAAATCTTTCTTGAATATCTGAATTCTGAACTTTACCCAATTTATACATGTGTCGCAAAAACGATATCATACCTTTTGATGAACATGTATCTATGACTTTCAAATTATTACAGACTCTAAAAacactttaaattttattaagaattaAGGGAATTGTTTTGAgttgtttttaaaatgttgttttaagtAACTGTATAAGGCCTTTGCAAGGCTTATTTACATAtgacaataaattaaattatattaaaaagaaaGGGATGAGATTATATGACAAAGGCCTTTACAGTACGTACAATAAAGAACAAGAAAGAAAGCTATCCTTCGACAGGGCAtgcgaattaaaaaatgtatcacACTGAACAATATTGTCCCTCGCTATCCACGACTTTTTCCAACTACTCATCTTTTGACTCAATCCTCGAATCGACACAATTTCTAGCTTCCTCATAAGAATAAGAAGACGAAAATGCTTATCGACCAGGTCATGCGTCATCGATTGGAACAAGTGGTAATTAGAAGAAGTAGTTTCTGTTGTACGGAATGTGGGCTAGGACTTTCCATTTGGGTGTTTCCAAATAAATGTTTACGGGTTTTGCAACGTGCGGTTATTGTGCGGAAAAATACCTTTGTCGTTCCTTTTCAAATATTGTGGCCGTTTATCACACAATTCTCGATTTAGACGCATCAATTGATTTCGATACAATGATCCTGTGATCGTTTCACTCCGTTCGCAGCAGCTCATAGTACACCACACCCAGATGACCAATGGATATTCAACTACGCCATCGATATTGAGGCATGGCTTGAAGAACTATTTAAAGTTTTTCGCTTGAAATGGATCTACTACGAGATCCACTTTTCGTCACCAGTAATGATGCGATGCGAAAAACCTTTGCTTTGTTGTCCGCACGTGCAAAATCATCTCTCAGCTTCAACCCATACGGTGCCCAATTTCCTTGTTTTTGAATCATTTCAATCGATGGGAAATGACGTGACTAGTAACTTTGAATTATTTGGCAAGTTGTTCTTGCCCTTGACACGAGTGCTCATCGAGTAATGCCTCAAATTTagcattttcaaactttttcggCTGTCTTGGACGTTCTTTGTCTTTCACATCATAATCATCACTTCTGAAACGCACAAACAACCTCTCGGATGTTGAAACGGAAATTGCACAATCCGTATGAACTTCGGAAAGTAATCGGTGCGTGACAGATGCTTTTTTTCCcaaagaaggttaggttaggtggcagcccgatgtatcttagactattcagtccatcgtgataccacattggtgaacttctctcttatcactgagtgctgcccgatttccatgttaagctcaatgacaagggacctcctttttatagcgagtccgaacggctttccacattgcagtgcaaccacttagagaagctttgaaactctcagaaatgtcaccagcattactgaggtggaataatccaccgctgaaaaacacgaccttgtatatgcaaggcgggcatgctaaccattgcaccacggtggctaccttCCCCAAAGAAGAAACTTGACATATTGAGAGCCAAAAAAACTATGTTTTTCACACTCCGCGCAAACGACATATACCGAAGATGAAAGTAATGGAATGAGGTTATGACAGAAATATACTTTCACTATTATTTGATGCATTAATCCCGAACTACGCTATCTGTTATCAATCCTGCCATTTCTAATTCACAATAATTTAAGCGATGCAGGAGAATTTACATGAGTTATgttggagccaccatggtgcaagggttagcatgcccgccatgcGTACAAAGTGTcgcgggttcaatcccagtttcaaccGAACACAAATCAATGGTGGTTTTTTTCGTCTCATTaatatttttgacatttctgagtgtataAACGCTTCTGtaaagtggtttcaccgtaatgtgaaatgTCTTTCGGACTCCGACTTAAGGAGATTCCTCGCCAGTGAGCTGTAGTATCAAAATGGATTTtttagtgagcctaaaatatcgatGAGCCACTAAAGACTTTTCGTGAGTCACCAGAAGTTTCGGGAATCGTTTTCTTTAAGACATTCGTGCAATTGCCGCCCTCAAACTGGACCAAACTTTGTTGATAAAGAATATAATGTTGTACTAACCACGACCTGAATTTTCACTAAAAATCATGCTAATTAATGAGAAACTTACGATCGGGTTCAAGAAAagctttgtaaatttttttggaggTTGTATCAGATCAGACGCCATCGTTAGATAATCAAAGAAGATTAGTTTGTTTTAAAGTCACTATGGACCAAGTTATTTTATATCAAATTGAGTATTATAAAGATCCTCTTCATATAGTCATGTACGAATTACATGTACCATTAAATTTGTGAACTCCTTAGAAATGCCACCAGGACTACTGTGCGAATCCGCGTTTAGAATGGTTTATTTACGATTTTTCACTGATTGACCATCAGAGGAGTTAATATCGAATTTTACTGGCATCTACTACCCACTTCTTTAGCCCTTTAAATTAATTCATAAAACTTGATAGTATGTTGTATGGTAAAAACGAATACTTACATGCCACATCTATATATTGGTTCCCTTGAAATATCCGAACTCTCAGACTGTTTATGGGATAGTATATCATCCCTAATAGTCATTAGGATACGCAATTGATTTATGAATACTTCTGTGATGGAAGTGGATTCACACAATCGATAAGTTTGGACTAGTGTCACCTCGCAAGTATTCAAATCTATCAGTGATGGCACCATGGACGTTGTTGACCAAGAACACTTAATGGATATGTTGGACTTGATATTGTAGATGTTTTCAATGCAAGTTTTCAAGGAAGAAGACTTTCCCATTTGCAGGTAATGTTGACTCAACAAACTTTGGGTGCTAACAGAATACGAAGGGACTAAACCGGTAAAGTTGATTATACCACGCTTCCAGTGACGTAAAGAGAACTCATACTGCAACAGCAATGTCTTTAATTCATCCGTTCCCGAACAAAGAAACCATACAGATCCAACCGCATCTTTTGAAGCTGGTCCGCTCTGGTAGTCTAGGGTGGACAATATGGATCTGGCCTTTTCCACCGGAATCCCTCTATGATATTCTTCCTCCATTTTCCAAGGATTTGAAGTTAGTAAATTGACATCAATAGAAACATCACCAATAGCATCGACTTCGCAGTCGTCTTTTAATGGACTACCGGTAATGTCTAGGTCATCtggtaaattttttccaatcctCAATTTGGAAGGAGACGAAAATTCGATCTTGGCTTTGGAGCGATCCTTTTTATAATATCAATAAGTTAACACAGAGTGAATTTTGATTAAGGTCTCTAATACTAACCTCTACATAAAACAATAGAATCTTTCCGCTCGCAGCATCATCGGAACCAATTATACTGGCCAAATAGCTTGGACTGGGTGAATACGTTATCATGTAATGGGTATCATACTTTTGCAATAAAGATGCATAAATATTTGCTAAATTCGACGCGGCactcattttaaattttttgtatgggatAGCGATTGCAGAATTTAATGTAAATTGATTACGATTACAATCCAAAAAGGCTATTATCGTACCGTTATcggaattttaaattgaaatcgaAATGTGTACGTTTCGAGGGGTCCCCAGCTATACAATACAATAATGAGGATACATGCTTGAATGCGCCGTCCagattataagtttatccgaacgacagtgctcgtgtcgaacatatccccgatgttggccacactataagttatgTCCGACAACATAATCGATATTGCTGGTTGTTTATGTGATCGATCAAacatttttcgattatttaGCCATCGCCGACAATTCGAATCGATTGTCCACACTATaacattctttacaaacacagacattccgtccggaataacttatagtctggacggcaCATAAGTCTGATAATTATGCgcaattctttacaaacacagacattccgtccggataaacttgtaGTCTGGACGGctgaatttcctttaaaaattcagCGGTTGCTGAACTCAAAAGCACAAAAGCATTtgtttcggatatgagaaattggctgtTAACGTATTTTCTTTATGATGAATATCTCTGCAAGCGTA contains these protein-coding regions:
- the Zwilch gene encoding zwilch kinetochore protein yields the protein MSAASNLANIYASLLQKYDTHYMITYSPSPSYLASIIGSDDAASGKILLFYVEDRSKAKIEFSSPSKLRIGKNLPDDLDITGSPLKDDCEVDAIGDVSIDVNLLTSNPWKMEEEYHRGIPVEKARSILSTLDYQSGPASKDAVGSVWFLCSGTDELKTLLLQYEFSLRHWKRGIINFTGLVPSYSVSTQSLLSQHYLQMGKSSSLKTCIENIYNIKSNISIKCSWSTTSMVPSLIDLNTCEVTLVQTYRLCESTSITEVFINQLRILMTIRDDILSHKQSESSDISREPIYRCGIGIDMGELRESINKVMTEISEIDSSSSAAERDIEEVIHSAKTRKLSDLTDKLWDILKQCSSYKDLKMAFNILFQCAARCNIVNTPTNKNRLAEIITEVANRRLAIPCLSGSEPLELLLEIGLEKLYKDYEYIFVQSKICSANDLKNKSIIDDNKENAQIVPNVRKSLRNAVLQDSAAMRKTLLHNDVKTTATSVKNDILGFKNSNFDELETAKTLSKLLQIHCTLEHLLMIHINLNINSVYYEVSDQLLRKTPRMVDTINDSLTDAMEIQLSAHYIREHLEGKDPHSRRITMESKNKLRNVQTTFYFNMENIFPPNISECFSANDNEYSKENMYYSWIYRKISTLKHN